From one Acidobacteriota bacterium genomic stretch:
- a CDS encoding carboxymuconolactone decarboxylase family protein, whose translation MSRLTEFREFREKMNARILGEGHKGIQRFFALDTQAYAEGALPSRTKELMGLTASMVLRCDDCIAYHVIRCREEGCSRAELMEAFHVALVVGGSIVIPHLRRAVALLDEIEGQEQTP comes from the coding sequence ATGAGCCGCCTGACGGAGTTCCGGGAATTCCGCGAAAAGATGAACGCCCGCATCCTCGGCGAAGGCCACAAGGGGATCCAGCGCTTCTTCGCCCTGGACACCCAGGCCTACGCCGAAGGGGCCCTTCCGTCCAGGACGAAGGAGCTCATGGGGCTGACGGCCTCCATGGTCCTGCGGTGCGACGACTGCATCGCCTACCACGTGATCCGGTGCCGCGAGGAAGGCTGCTCCCGGGCGGAACTGATGGAGGCCTTCCACGTGGCCCTCGTGGTGGGGGGCTCCATCGTGATTCCCCACTTGCGCAGGGCCGTGGCCCTCCTGGACGAGATCGAGGGGCAGGAGCAGACCCCCTGA
- a CDS encoding VOC family protein: MKMLHTMIRVRDLEKSLEFYCGFIGLHEVRRKAIADEATLVFLSDEDERYFVELTFNHDGPDYTLGDQYGHLAFGVPDLGPVEAEVKRRGWEYWPSRPEVGSKYLFVCDPDGYDVEILETGRKP; this comes from the coding sequence ATGAAAATGCTGCACACCATGATCCGGGTCCGGGACCTGGAGAAAAGCCTGGAGTTCTACTGCGGCTTCATCGGCCTCCACGAAGTGCGACGCAAGGCCATCGCCGACGAGGCGACCCTCGTCTTTCTGTCGGACGAGGACGAGCGCTACTTCGTGGAACTGACCTTCAACCACGACGGGCCCGACTACACGCTGGGCGACCAGTACGGCCACCTGGCTTTCGGCGTGCCGGACCTGGGGCCCGTCGAAGCCGAGGTGAAGCGGCGCGGGTGGGAGTACTGGCCCTCCCGGCCCGAGGTGGGCTCCAAGTACCTGTTCGTGTGCGACCCGGACGGCTACGACGTGGAGATCCTGGAGACGGGGAGGAAGCCATGA
- a CDS encoding transposase, producing the protein MAFLPSKQGATGAAPSARLARPGPAASVQARARPGPWPPRALRALRPASAFSAMPLPPTPFSGGRKSRTLGFVRLRRPHPQRTQVRLRCGRLAFLAQGPILRPGSRPPLRLPAAGRLRAKAAKNAPELFWTPQDNHLYYWAACFGRFKLYNSAMPRLARIALPGVVHHVIQRGNNQQDVFFTEDDRQLYLDCIAFYAEKAGLALLGYCLMTNHVHLIVVPPQAEALASAVGRAHWRYSQEINRVHKRSGHLWQGRFFSCAMDEAHAYKALAYVERNPLRAGLVKRAWTYPWSSARFHVGLEAAPPWLDMKPWQRWTNAQSWKKELSRSTDREVEAIRSCTRRGRPLGDDRFLTETEVLLGRRLRRLPVGRPRRERDVGEIAESIAARGGSPRK; encoded by the coding sequence ATGGCCTTTTTGCCTTCGAAGCAAGGCGCGACGGGCGCCGCGCCGTCGGCGCGGCTTGCGAGGCCTGGACCGGCCGCTTCCGTGCAAGCACGAGCGCGTCCCGGTCCATGGCCTCCCCGCGCCCTTCGGGCGCTCCGTCCCGCTTCGGCTTTTTCGGCCATGCCGTTGCCCCCCACCCCCTTTTCAGGAGGCCGCAAGTCCCGGACCTTGGGCTTTGTCAGGCTTCGGCGCCCGCATCCTCAACGTACACAGGTACGCCTCCGGTGCGGTCGCCTCGCCTTCCTCGCCCAAGGCCCAATCCTGCGGCCTGGCTCTCGCCCTCCGCTTCGCCTGCCCGCTGCAGGGAGGCTCCGGGCGAAAGCCGCAAAAAACGCCCCAGAACTATTTTGGACACCACAGGACAACCACCTATATTACTGGGCGGCTTGTTTCGGGCGCTTCAAGTTGTACAATTCTGCCATGCCCAGACTCGCTCGCATCGCCCTGCCGGGAGTTGTCCACCACGTGATCCAGCGGGGGAACAATCAGCAGGACGTGTTCTTCACCGAAGATGACCGGCAGCTGTACCTGGATTGCATCGCCTTCTACGCGGAAAAGGCTGGGCTGGCTTTGCTCGGGTATTGCCTGATGACGAACCACGTCCATCTCATTGTGGTTCCACCCCAGGCGGAGGCTTTGGCTTCCGCCGTCGGACGGGCCCACTGGCGGTACTCCCAAGAGATCAATCGTGTTCACAAGCGTTCGGGCCACCTTTGGCAAGGGCGTTTTTTTTCGTGCGCCATGGATGAGGCCCACGCTTACAAAGCTCTTGCGTATGTGGAACGAAATCCGCTGAGGGCGGGCCTGGTTAAGAGGGCATGGACCTATCCCTGGTCCAGTGCGCGGTTTCACGTGGGCTTGGAGGCCGCACCGCCCTGGCTGGACATGAAACCCTGGCAGAGATGGACCAACGCGCAAAGCTGGAAGAAGGAGCTTTCCAGGTCCACGGATCGGGAAGTCGAGGCGATTCGGAGTTGCACGCGCAGGGGACGCCCCCTAGGGGACGATCGGTTCCTGACAGAAACGGAAGTCCTTTTGGGACGGCGTCTTCGTCGTCTTCCCGTGGGTCGTCCGAGGCGGGAGAGAGACGTGGGAGAGATAGCCGAAAGCATCGCCGCGAGAGGGGGATCGCCACGAAAATAG